The following coding sequences are from one Clostridioides difficile ATCC 9689 = DSM 1296 window:
- a CDS encoding PRD domain-containing protein translates to MNIKKIFNNNVVVSSLEDGTEIIVTGAGVGFKKKVGDLIDENLISKKYFVQDDQRDKYNQILNKTSIEYFKISEEIIEKANEVLNTQVNDSIILALTSHIEFAVQREKQGIKLPNLILNETKQLYREEFEFGLWAIDEIEKRIGIKLPEDEAGYIAIHIINGLENSQKDEGINILEFSKQVIQIIEEVHGFKLDVNSLNYTRLITHLKFFVQRILRKETYNDSDIEDMYKLVNKNYNKPKVCTEEIAALVLDRFEYKISKEEELYLMIHINKITNSGC, encoded by the coding sequence GTGAATATAAAAAAGATATTTAATAACAATGTAGTAGTAAGCTCCCTAGAAGATGGCACAGAAATAATTGTCACTGGTGCTGGAGTAGGATTTAAGAAAAAAGTAGGCGATTTGATAGATGAAAATTTGATTTCTAAGAAATATTTTGTTCAAGACGATCAAAGGGACAAATACAATCAAATACTTAATAAGACCTCTATTGAATACTTTAAAATTTCAGAAGAAATTATAGAAAAGGCTAATGAAGTTTTAAATACTCAAGTGAATGATTCAATAATATTAGCCTTAACTAGTCACATAGAATTTGCTGTCCAAAGAGAAAAACAAGGTATAAAATTACCAAACTTAATATTGAATGAGACAAAACAACTTTATAGGGAAGAATTTGAATTTGGATTATGGGCAATTGATGAAATTGAAAAAAGGATAGGAATAAAATTGCCTGAAGATGAAGCAGGATATATTGCTATTCACATAATCAATGGTTTGGAAAATTCTCAAAAAGATGAAGGTATTAATATACTAGAGTTTTCAAAACAAGTTATTCAGATAATTGAAGAAGTACATGGATTTAAATTGGATGTAAATTCATTAAATTATACTAGACTTATAACTCACTTAAAGTTTTTTGTTCAAAGGATTCTCCGAAAAGAAACTTACAATGATAGTGATATTGAAGATATGTATAAGTTAGTGAATAAAAATTACAATAAACCTAAAGTGTGTACTGAAGAAATTGCAGCATTGGTATTAGACAGATTTGAATATAAGATTAGTAAAGAAGAAGAATTATATTTAATGATTCACATAAATAAAATAACAAACAGTGGTTGTTAG
- a CDS encoding 4Fe-4S binding protein: protein MNDELKSILYNKGVDIVRFVDISEFPINQTHGFSKAILFCIGLSKKFITDIYNNLPTDSDEFLEKEEKVEELADWISKYIQNKGYRAYSQSEKNNLGHGYFEKAYINPEMQSGISPLPHKTIANISGIGFMGKNNLFVTEEYGCAFSMCTVLTDAPISVERYPLIDSKCMDCNVCVENCPAKAIHGNEWTLPGKRESIIDVSKCFCVLRCMMSCPWSLRYANQK from the coding sequence ATGAATGATGAATTAAAATCTATTTTATACAATAAAGGTGTAGACATTGTTCGCTTTGTTGATATATCTGAATTTCCAATAAATCAAACGCACGGTTTTTCTAAAGCAATTTTATTTTGTATAGGGTTATCAAAAAAATTTATTACAGATATATACAATAACTTACCTACAGATAGTGATGAGTTTTTGGAAAAAGAGGAGAAAGTAGAAGAATTAGCTGACTGGATTTCAAAATATATTCAAAATAAAGGATATAGAGCGTATTCTCAATCGGAGAAAAACAATCTAGGACATGGATATTTTGAAAAAGCCTATATTAATCCAGAAATGCAATCAGGGATTAGTCCTTTACCACATAAGACAATAGCAAATATTAGTGGCATTGGATTTATGGGAAAAAATAATTTGTTTGTAACAGAGGAATATGGATGTGCTTTTAGCATGTGTACAGTACTTACAGATGCTCCAATTTCTGTTGAAAGATATCCTTTGATTGATTCAAAATGTATGGATTGCAATGTTTGTGTAGAGAACTGTCCTGCAAAAGCTATACATGGAAATGAATGGACTTTACCTGGAAAAAGAGAATCTATTATTGATGTTTCAAAGTGTTTTTGCGTATTGAGGTGTATGATGAGTTGCCCATGGTCATTAAGATATGCAAATCAAAAATAA
- a CDS encoding DUF2087 domain-containing protein: protein MKIENLSIDDIKRGYIFNDDLNCYSCIKCTKTYEVGEIYKIGNRFFEASKAIELHMELEHSDYLEQLLNSDSKYNTLTENQKQLFQLFISDLPDKEIAKQVGVSTSTIRHQKFIFREKAKQAKFYLALYESVFEDKSNKSSTIIPIHEHARMVDERYVVTEEERKHILDTSFESMNPLKLKVFSSKEKKKVVILSKILEQFERGKKYSEKEVNQILESIYDDFATIRRYLIEYGFMSRNKECTKYWLT, encoded by the coding sequence ATGAAAATTGAAAATCTTTCTATTGATGATATTAAACGAGGCTATATATTTAATGATGATTTAAATTGTTATAGTTGCATTAAATGTACAAAAACATATGAGGTAGGAGAAATATATAAAATAGGTAATAGATTCTTTGAAGCTTCAAAAGCTATTGAACTTCATATGGAATTAGAACATAGTGATTATTTAGAGCAATTGCTTAATAGTGATTCAAAGTACAACACATTGACTGAAAATCAAAAACAATTATTTCAATTATTTATTAGTGATTTACCAGATAAGGAGATAGCAAAACAGGTTGGAGTATCCACATCTACTATACGCCATCAAAAATTTATTTTCAGAGAAAAAGCAAAACAGGCTAAGTTCTATTTAGCACTATATGAATCTGTATTTGAAGATAAATCTAATAAAAGTAGTACTATAATACCAATCCATGAACATGCTCGAATGGTAGATGAAAGATATGTAGTAACTGAAGAAGAGAGAAAACACATTTTGGATACATCATTTGAAAGTATGAATCCTTTAAAATTAAAAGTATTTTCTTCAAAAGAAAAGAAAAAGGTCGTAATTTTATCTAAGATTTTGGAACAATTTGAACGTGGGAAGAAATATTCAGAAAAGGAAGTTAATCAGATTTTAGAATCTATATATGATGATTTTGCAACAATTAGAAGATATCTAATTGAGTATGGTTTTATGAGTAGAAATAAAGAATGTACAAAGTATTGGTTAACATAA
- a CDS encoding MalY/PatB family protein, producing the protein MINFDKKVDRLGTYCTQWDYVEDRFGKKDLLPFTISDMDLEFPFEITEVLQERLNHRVLGYSRWKHDDFRNSVTNWYIKRFNCSVDSNWIYYSPSVMYSISKLIEMLSNEGDGILINTPAYNAFYDVITNNNRNIIKSHLVNRNGFYSIDFNDFEKKCKKSKIFILCNPHNPIGRVWSELELVKMIGICKNNDVKIISDDIHMDIVYDNRMTPILNVAKDYLDSVFICTSASKSFNIPALTGSYVIIPNEGIRNKFENITRYRDFVNSPAILAILATMVCYDDCEYWLDELLKYLKENLKYTIDYIKDNLEPLKLVMPEGCYFAWIDFSELKISGEKFQKLLMDIGEVAIMSGSVYGEEGEFYLRLNVACSREKLEDGLNRIKKTMDYIAKRIL; encoded by the coding sequence ATGATTAATTTTGATAAAAAAGTAGACCGATTGGGTACATATTGTACCCAGTGGGACTATGTAGAAGATAGATTTGGTAAGAAGGATTTGCTTCCTTTTACAATTTCAGATATGGATTTAGAGTTTCCATTTGAAATAACAGAGGTGTTGCAGGAAAGGTTAAATCATAGAGTTTTGGGATACAGTAGATGGAAACATGATGATTTTAGAAATTCAGTTACGAATTGGTATATTAAAAGATTTAATTGTAGCGTTGATAGTAACTGGATATATTATAGTCCAAGTGTAATGTATTCAATTAGCAAACTTATTGAGATGTTAAGTAATGAAGGAGATGGAATCCTTATAAATACTCCTGCATACAATGCTTTTTATGATGTGATAACAAATAACAATCGTAATATTATAAAGTCACATCTTGTAAATAGGAATGGATTCTATTCAATTGATTTTAATGATTTTGAGAAAAAGTGTAAAAAATCTAAGATATTTATTTTATGTAATCCTCACAATCCAATTGGTAGAGTATGGAGTGAGTTAGAACTTGTTAAGATGATAGGAATTTGTAAGAATAATGATGTCAAGATAATATCAGATGATATACACATGGATATTGTATATGACAATAGAATGACACCTATCTTAAATGTTGCAAAGGACTATTTAGATTCTGTATTCATTTGTACATCAGCGTCTAAATCTTTCAATATACCAGCATTGACTGGGTCATATGTGATTATACCAAATGAAGGTATTAGAAATAAATTTGAAAATATCACTAGATACCGTGATTTTGTAAATTCGCCAGCAATTCTAGCAATATTAGCTACAATGGTCTGTTATGATGACTGCGAATATTGGTTAGATGAACTATTAAAATACCTTAAAGAGAATCTTAAATATACGATTGATTATATAAAAGATAATTTAGAACCATTGAAATTGGTCATGCCAGAAGGCTGTTACTTTGCTTGGATAGATTTTTCCGAACTTAAAATAAGTGGTGAGAAATTCCAAAAATTATTGATGGATATTGGAGAAGTTGCTATTATGTCGGGGTCTGTATATGGTGAAGAAGGTGAGTTTTATTTAAGGTTAAATGTGGCATGTTCAAGAGAAAAACTTGAAGATGGTTTAAATAGGATTAAAAAAACTATGGATTATATTGCAAAAAGAATTTTATAG
- a CDS encoding glycosyl hydrolase family 28-related protein: MEESIIIKDISGWINVLDYGICNDETKDVSFKLQEIMDAVPEDSIIYFPKGKYLFESGVKIKKRLTLCGDSYILANVPKNTAGVTQFTFKGKKNPKSENIAIITAKSVRHCIKNICFYSDSCDRDMTSNHEPPTDGKPRFHHNVIINYRNISAVICEDKQGEPGHYENLSFSGFSGIALDMPNNSTANDITIFTSGLGISTGENSTIANSKVWGCVDGMIISTGTFINGMRVEEIKKVGIKNIGRGLNFITNITIDQCGYCGVWFDSISNVQISGNITRCGQYYYDVSYDNYLMLDNRVKEAYSLFYGNLLESSNIVLSNTNEDNWEDFKEDKHKVYLIEALKTKNVLLTCNIDATDWIVKSEKGNLTYNNMRQTVIFYDGKLSNINGIGISDEDYGDKVKIKKGNIYINSNDKDIKMHKPEVGDIMSTIIKDKSILSAHYGGTWEKIGEKIEFGITVHYYKLIEK, encoded by the coding sequence ATGGAAGAGTCTATAATAATTAAAGATATAAGTGGCTGGATTAATGTACTTGATTATGGAATTTGTAATGATGAAACAAAAGATGTAAGTTTTAAGTTGCAAGAGATTATGGATGCTGTACCAGAAGATTCTATTATATATTTTCCAAAAGGAAAATACTTATTTGAAAGTGGTGTCAAGATTAAGAAACGATTAACCTTATGTGGAGATTCTTATATTTTAGCGAATGTTCCTAAAAATACTGCTGGAGTAACACAGTTTACTTTTAAAGGAAAGAAAAATCCTAAAAGTGAAAATATAGCAATCATAACAGCAAAAAGTGTAAGACACTGTATTAAGAACATTTGCTTTTATTCAGATAGTTGTGATAGAGATATGACATCTAATCATGAACCTCCAACAGATGGAAAACCTAGATTTCATCATAATGTAATTATAAATTATAGAAATATATCTGCTGTTATATGTGAAGATAAACAGGGAGAACCAGGTCATTATGAAAATCTATCTTTTAGTGGTTTTTCTGGAATTGCACTTGATATGCCTAATAATTCTACAGCAAATGATATTACAATTTTTACATCCGGACTTGGAATTAGTACAGGGGAAAATTCAACAATTGCTAACAGTAAGGTTTGGGGCTGTGTTGATGGAATGATAATTTCTACTGGAACTTTTATAAATGGTATGAGGGTAGAAGAAATAAAAAAAGTTGGAATTAAAAATATTGGTAGAGGTTTAAATTTTATTACAAATATCACAATTGACCAATGTGGATATTGTGGAGTTTGGTTTGATTCTATATCCAATGTTCAGATATCAGGAAATATCACAAGGTGTGGGCAGTACTATTATGATGTAAGCTATGATAATTATTTAATGTTGGATAATAGAGTTAAAGAAGCATATTCTTTATTCTATGGTAATTTATTGGAATCAAGTAATATAGTTTTATCAAATACCAATGAAGACAATTGGGAAGATTTCAAAGAGGATAAGCATAAGGTGTATCTTATAGAAGCACTTAAAACCAAGAATGTACTATTAACATGTAATATAGATGCTACTGACTGGATTGTTAAGTCAGAAAAAGGAAATTTAACGTACAATAATATGCGACAAACTGTTATATTTTACGATGGAAAACTAAGTAATATCAATGGAATTGGTATATCTGATGAAGATTATGGGGATAAAGTCAAGATAAAAAAAGGAAATATATATATAAATAGTAATGATAAGGATATTAAGATGCATAAACCAGAGGTAGGTGACATTATGTCAACAATTATTAAAGATAAAAGTATTCTTTCTGCTCATTATGGGGGAACATGGGAGAAAATTGGTGAAAAAATAGAGTTTGGAATAACTGTACACTATTATAAATTGATAGAGAAATAA
- a CDS encoding KpsF/GutQ family sugar-phosphate isomerase codes for MGYLKTMVDVMTTEMNAIRCLIDEAGIEYESIVSEIANCEGKVIFMGVGKSAHIGKKLAATFASTGTPSFFVHATEAVHGDLGMIESKDITILISNSGNSMEVVNCIKYIKAIGSKTIAFTSNRNSVLAKECDYALIYPAKDEADHLNLAPTTSSTITLVLGDSIACALSKSSNFGSSDFYKYHPGGSLGEKLKTANNG; via the coding sequence ATGGGATATTTAAAAACAATGGTTGATGTTATGACTACTGAAATGAATGCCATAAGATGTTTAATAGATGAAGCAGGAATAGAATATGAAAGTATAGTTAGTGAAATTGCAAATTGTGAAGGCAAAGTAATTTTTATGGGTGTAGGAAAATCTGCACATATAGGTAAGAAATTGGCAGCTACATTTGCTAGTACTGGTACACCTAGCTTTTTTGTACATGCAACAGAGGCAGTGCATGGAGATTTAGGAATGATTGAAAGTAAGGATATTACAATTTTAATATCAAATAGTGGAAATTCTATGGAAGTGGTAAACTGTATAAAATATATTAAAGCAATAGGTTCTAAGACAATTGCATTTACTTCAAACAGAAATTCAGTACTGGCAAAAGAGTGTGATTATGCTTTAATATATCCTGCAAAGGATGAAGCAGACCATTTAAATCTAGCACCAACAACATCATCTACAATTACTTTGGTTTTAGGAGATTCTATTGCATGTGCATTATCTAAGAGTAGTAATTTTGGTTCTTCAGATTTTTATAAGTACCATCCAGGAGGAAGTTTAGGTGAGAAGTTAAAAACAGCTAACAATGGATAA
- a CDS encoding PTS transporter subunit EIIC yields the protein MKKNKLGLWNFFQMLGKTFMFPIALLSVSGMMLGLGAGFTDPKMIEMVPFLGNEYVNLVLNFMLTIGLFAFNNLGALFAMAIPLGLLKKEKEFGAFSGLVGFIAMHIGTNFYLTRADLLVPAEQMSTNGQAMIMGIQTYNTSVLGGIVAGLIVYAIYDKVSNLKIPESLGFYSGPRLVPIVSLIVMSIVGLLIPIVWPPFFNAFQSLGRWISSAGPLGYFSYAVAERVTIPFGLNHLVTSVFRFTPIGGTAVIDGETYFGTLNMFMAYVENNQIIPLDLAGKMEQGKLMIQYGLAGAALAIYRTAKPENRKALKGLLISGVLTVIIGGISEPIEFLFLFISPALFAFHTFMNGLANMVLPYLGVLMGFTGDLIAFISFGVLRGTATGWPIAVLVAVLYFAIYYFVFKWAIIKFNIKTPGREDKEIKVSEGNGSDFKNLSTYKGQQMISALGGQSNILSLDNCVTRLRLKLQDVSLINEDAIKEAGGIAVVKLDEHTIQVIIGTQVYSLRKQMDKAMEGHLEACND from the coding sequence ATGAAAAAAAATAAGTTAGGTTTATGGAACTTCTTCCAAATGTTAGGAAAAACGTTTATGTTCCCAATAGCACTACTTAGTGTTTCTGGGATGATGCTAGGACTTGGGGCAGGTTTTACAGACCCTAAGATGATTGAAATGGTTCCATTTTTAGGGAATGAATATGTTAACTTAGTTTTAAACTTCATGTTAACAATAGGATTATTTGCATTTAACAACTTGGGAGCATTATTTGCAATGGCAATTCCACTAGGATTATTAAAAAAAGAAAAAGAGTTTGGTGCTTTTTCAGGATTAGTAGGATTTATAGCAATGCATATAGGTACAAATTTTTATTTAACAAGAGCTGATTTGTTAGTACCAGCAGAACAGATGTCAACTAATGGTCAAGCTATGATTATGGGTATACAAACATATAATACAAGTGTTTTAGGTGGTATTGTAGCAGGATTAATTGTTTATGCAATATATGATAAAGTTAGTAATTTAAAGATACCAGAATCATTAGGATTCTACAGTGGACCAAGATTAGTTCCAATTGTTAGTTTAATAGTTATGAGTATAGTTGGATTATTAATACCTATTGTTTGGCCACCATTTTTCAATGCATTCCAAAGTTTAGGAAGATGGATTTCTTCAGCAGGACCATTAGGATATTTTTCATATGCAGTGGCAGAAAGAGTTACAATTCCATTTGGACTAAATCATCTTGTAACATCCGTATTCCGTTTTACACCAATAGGTGGAACTGCTGTTATTGATGGAGAAACGTACTTTGGTACATTGAACATGTTTATGGCATATGTAGAAAATAATCAGATTATACCTCTTGATTTAGCTGGTAAAATGGAACAAGGTAAATTGATGATTCAATATGGATTAGCTGGTGCTGCATTGGCTATCTACCGTACAGCAAAACCAGAAAATAGAAAGGCACTTAAAGGACTTTTAATATCAGGGGTGTTGACAGTTATTATAGGTGGTATAAGTGAACCAATAGAGTTTCTATTCTTATTCATATCACCAGCATTATTTGCTTTCCATACATTTATGAATGGTCTAGCAAACATGGTACTTCCATACTTAGGCGTGTTGATGGGATTCACAGGAGATTTAATTGCATTTATAAGTTTTGGTGTGTTAAGAGGAACAGCTACAGGATGGCCAATAGCAGTATTAGTAGCAGTTTTATATTTTGCAATATACTATTTTGTATTTAAGTGGGCAATTATTAAGTTTAATATAAAGACCCCAGGACGTGAGGATAAAGAAATAAAAGTATCTGAAGGAAATGGTTCAGATTTCAAAAATTTGTCTACATATAAAGGACAACAAATGATATCTGCTTTAGGTGGTCAATCTAATATATTATCACTAGATAATTGTGTAACTAGATTGCGTTTAAAACTACAAGATGTATCATTAATAAATGAGGATGCAATTAAAGAGGCTGGTGGTATAGCAGTTGTTAAATTGGATGAGCATACAATACAAGTAATTATAGGAACTCAAGTGTATTCTTTAAGAAAGCAGATGGATAAAGCTATGGAAGGTCATTTGGAGGCATGTAATGATTAA
- a CDS encoding PTS sugar transporter subunit IIA — MFKMFKKKSIKSPISGKVIELSKIQDGVFSQKIMGEGVAIDSTGDIVYAPINGKIVVVAETKHAFVIELENGMELLIHVGLDTVNLKGEGFEVLVSMGEQVKEGTPMLKINRPLIESKGISLITPVTITNHSEYNMNTCNVGNSVEGGKDTVIEFK, encoded by the coding sequence ATGTTCAAAATGTTTAAAAAAAAATCAATAAAATCACCCATATCAGGAAAAGTAATAGAGTTATCTAAAATACAAGATGGTGTATTTTCTCAAAAAATTATGGGAGAGGGTGTAGCTATAGATTCTACAGGAGACATTGTATATGCTCCAATCAATGGAAAGATAGTAGTAGTAGCAGAGACTAAACATGCATTTGTAATAGAATTAGAAAATGGGATGGAACTTCTTATTCATGTTGGTTTAGATACTGTAAATTTAAAAGGCGAAGGTTTTGAGGTATTGGTGAGTATGGGAGAACAAGTGAAGGAAGGAACACCAATGTTGAAAATTAACCGTCCTTTGATTGAATCAAAGGGTATATCACTTATTACTCCAGTTACAATAACTAATCATTCAGAGTACAATATGAATACATGTAATGTAGGCAATAGTGTTGAAGGTGGGAAAGATACTGTAATTGAGTTTAAATAA
- a CDS encoding glycoside hydrolase family 55 protein has product MEIETKTPDWINVLELNSKIDITGKYDVSNMIQDIVSDKSLEGSIIYFPKGNYLFEKGIKISQQITLQGDSYYGGDNQVSNLDKKQSIIGTTNFITRGVSNMSIIALTGTSQCIKNINFYYDSHDIEKIPPKNVSAITEYGETQGLSHFEHLFISGFSGIGIEIPYYSTGNDITVSSCGLGMRLGEKSMLSSSKIYECKNGMEITTGVSLNNVRIEEIKEIGINNKGFGFNLIMNLMVDQCGYCGFMFEKMCYSQITARITRCGQYYKSVDYNAYENMEDRKEEAYSIFYGDILENCNIVLMNSNIDTLENDSLDEHKIYVIKANETNNVMLTCYAEADNFIQCAKGNLLLENGVNTYKFYNGEICSVGGVQISDIDEKDLIKIIENTLYIDDKGKYLMVPRLKKNTVIYSVLDSTEEINKLHGGIWEQIDVKVLAGESMYYYKKIKD; this is encoded by the coding sequence ATGGAAATTGAAACTAAAACTCCAGATTGGATTAATGTACTAGAATTAAACAGTAAAATAGATATTACTGGGAAATATGATGTAAGTAATATGATACAAGATATTGTCTCTGATAAGTCACTAGAAGGTTCCATTATATATTTTCCAAAAGGTAATTATTTATTTGAGAAAGGTATTAAAATTAGTCAACAAATAACACTTCAAGGAGATTCTTATTATGGAGGAGATAATCAAGTATCAAATTTAGATAAAAAACAATCAATCATAGGAACAACCAATTTTATAACTCGAGGAGTTTCTAATATGAGTATTATTGCATTGACAGGAACAAGTCAATGTATCAAAAATATTAATTTTTATTATGATAGTCATGATATAGAGAAAATACCGCCTAAAAATGTATCTGCTATTACAGAATATGGAGAAACACAAGGACTATCTCATTTTGAACACCTGTTTATTTCTGGATTTTCAGGGATAGGAATTGAAATTCCATACTATTCAACTGGTAATGATATTACTGTTAGTTCATGTGGTCTTGGTATGAGGCTTGGAGAGAAGTCAATGCTTTCTAGTAGCAAGATTTACGAATGTAAAAATGGAATGGAGATTACTACTGGTGTTAGCTTAAATAATGTGAGAATAGAAGAAATAAAAGAAATAGGTATTAATAATAAAGGATTTGGTTTTAACCTGATTATGAATCTTATGGTAGACCAATGTGGATATTGTGGATTTATGTTTGAAAAAATGTGCTATAGCCAGATAACTGCCAGAATTACTAGATGCGGTCAGTATTATAAAAGTGTTGATTATAATGCTTATGAGAATATGGAAGATAGGAAAGAAGAAGCTTATTCCATTTTTTATGGAGATATTTTAGAAAATTGCAATATTGTATTGATGAATAGTAATATTGATACCTTGGAAAATGATTCACTTGATGAACATAAGATATATGTAATCAAGGCAAATGAAACAAACAATGTAATGCTAACATGTTATGCTGAAGCAGATAACTTTATACAATGTGCAAAAGGTAACTTGCTGTTAGAAAATGGCGTAAATACTTATAAATTTTATAATGGTGAGATTTGTTCTGTAGGAGGTGTTCAAATTTCTGATATAGATGAAAAAGATTTAATCAAAATAATCGAGAACACTCTGTATATAGATGATAAAGGTAAGTATTTAATGGTTCCTAGATTAAAAAAGAATACTGTAATATATTCAGTACTAGATTCTACAGAAGAAATAAATAAATTACATGGTGGAATATGGGAACAGATTGATGTAAAAGTATTAGCTGGGGAATCCATGTACTATTATAAAAAGATAAAAGATTAA